From Argopecten irradians isolate NY chromosome 12, Ai_NY, whole genome shotgun sequence, one genomic window encodes:
- the LOC138335890 gene encoding DC-STAMP domain-containing protein 2-like: MSYEAIADFEPEGPQEIRIQVGDKFRKVKDVGNGWVIGTNINTQETGVFPGSYVQKVETFTTNIIRRLTKARSRRNPELLDTSAMDRPTQEPDIAVMKMRDFRTETDLEDSYSIHDDDTDDDILDDLGDDLSDHGDDKTDEAREKRLHQIKNFADQLFSRDRNVFVWQKSVFGIIIGILSGTGLFLLLAYGFKIPLDISGYISLGVTFFMCLGLALSVHCRCVGLLMLPSLASARGRALLLTIVISVLLSGPIQNISNNAKEVSTAMACSMSVIYNQSESLKTQLQEPINQAADQIEENTKGLRAIGNAIESAFGPIASAINAIDSGAQDARAALNAASMECKRLFSDAYTSCVTEISNAKTKCVSTLNSLGLKRKRRDTAAQLKEFMLEHKHLTLAMLMKGEHHRFKRGLSDVCNILDVTGVCQVVNIGSVACSPVEALDSAANAIAKEVEKGVQEIESWFAFDVIRELGLSGIANATKSVGEFIDEVETSLNYNVDWVQFAVTLVTNLLALSLLLLFIQSFVYLKFYLSRDEYNNVYITSAFKAYDQERETNGQSFILPLRKREKRMYTDTKSIKMSPAEVRTGTVGIIQIVLHLIFAMLIVFFDYILYYCVYLIHRYGQVNIELTGQSSILLEITGTGEIAKLMRSFITGINLYNVYDADFNVTSCLPNPSEPTFDLFYVYATLYALAVLAVLTQSYSLRLRRKICAYYYPEQEQERMVYLHKKIRHDRKTHQLQLKQHLRSMKKERRMTKKSDGKSPFGRFGKKKIESRTCLNCGSNEGPHLKIVTCTNPTCSADYCETCMNEIGEKCHLCGGGVN, translated from the exons ATGTCGTATGAAGCTATAGCCGATTTTGAGCCGGAGGGACCCCAGGAGATACGGATACAAGTCGGAGACAAATTCCGGAAGGTAAAAGATGTTGGTAATGGGTGGGTTATCGGGACAAACATCAACACCCAGGAAACGGGGGTGTTCCCAGGATCCTACGTACAGAAGGTGGAAACCTTCACCACCAATATCATTCGTCGGCTCACCAAGGCGAGGTCCCGTAGGAATCCAGAGTTACTGGACACCTCAGCAATGGACAGACCGACACAGGAACCAGACATAGCAGTGATGAAGATGAGGGATTTCAGAACTGAAACAGACCTAGAGGATTCATACAGTATCCATGACGACGACACCGATGATGATATCCTCGATGACCTTGGCGATGATCTGAGTGACCATGGTGACGATAAAACCGATGAAGCAAGAGAAAAACGTCTTCATCAAATCAAGAACTTCGCTGACCAGCTCTTTTCCAGAGACAGAAATGTGTTTGTGTGGCAAAAATCTGTGTTCGGAATAATTATAGGGATATTGTCTGGTACTGGACTGTTTCTCTTGCTGGCTTACGGTTTTAAAATCCCTCTAGATATTTCAGGGTACATTTCTCTTGGTGTTACATTCTTCATGTGTCTGGGTCTGGCCCTGTCTGTCCATTGCCGATGTGTCGGTCTATTGATGTTACCCAGTCTGGCCTCAGCTCGCGGTCGAGCTCTACTCCTAACGATCGTCATCAGCGTCCTCCTATCCGGACCAATCCAAAACATATCCAACAACGCCAAGGAGGTGTCTACAGCCATGGCGTGTAGCATGAGCGTCATCTATAACCAGAGCGAGTCCTTAAAGACCCAGCTACAGGAACCCATCAACCAGGCCGCTGACCAGATAGAGGAAAACACAAAGGGACTACGGGCTATCGGTAATGCTATAGAAAGTGCGTTTGGTCCGATTGCAAGTGCAATCAATGCCATTGACAGCGGAGCACAAGACGCGAGAGCAGCACTGAACGCTGCCTCCATG GAATGTAAACGCCTTTTCTCCGACGCCTACACATCTTGTGTTACCGAAATTAGCAACGCCAAGACTAAATGTGTGAGCACACTAAACTCTCTAGGACTAAAGCGGAAGAGGCGGGACACAGCAGCACAACTGAAAGAGTTCATGTTGGAGCACAAACACCTCACCCTAGCTATGTTAATGAAAGGTGAACATCATAG ATTCAAAAGAGGACTATCTGACGTGTGTAACATCCTTGATGTGACTGGGGTCTGTCAGGTAGTCAACATTGGCTCCGTGGCCTGCTCACCAGTAGAGGCCTTAGACTCGGCAGCTAACGCCATCGCCAAGGAAGTAGAGAAGGGGGTACAGGAAATAGAGAGCTGGTTCGCCTTTGATGTTATACGTGAGTTGGGTCTGTCTGGAATAGCAAATGCCACCAAAAGTGTCGGAGAATTTATAGACGAAGTTGAAACAAGTCTGAACTATAACGTTGACTGGGTGCAATTCGCGGTAACATTGGTAACCAATTTACTTGCGCTTTCCTTGTTACTACTTTTCATCCAGTCCTTTGTGTATCTGAAGTTTTATCTTTCACGTGACGAGTACAACAACGTCTACATTACATCGGCCTTCAAGGCGTACGACCAAGAACGAGAAACAAATGGTCAGTCGTTCATCCTGCCGCTGAGGAAGCGAGAAAAACGCATGTACACAGACACGAAATCGATCAAAATGTCGCCGGCCGAAGTTCGAACAGGTACAGTCGGTATCATACAGATAGTTCTTCATTTGATCTTCGCTATGCTCATCGTCTTCTTTGACTATATTCTCTATTACTGCGTATATCTGATCCATCGTTACGGTCAAGTGAACATCGAACTAACGGGACAGAGTAGTATCCTACTGGAGATTACCGGTACAGGTGAGATAGCCAAGCTGATGCGCTCCTTTATAACGGGTATCAATCTATATAATGTGTACGATGCCGACTTTAATGTAACCAGTTGTCTCCCTAACCCCAGCGAACCAACCTTTGACCTGTTCTACGTTTACGCCACCCTGTACGCCCTGGCTGTATTGGCGGTGCTGACCCAGTCCTATAGTCTCCGACTGAGGAGGAAGATATGTGCCTACTACTACCCAGAACAGGAGCAggagaggatggtgtacctacACAAGAAGATTCGGCACGACAGGAAGACGCACCAGCTACAACTTAAACAGCACCTCCGAAGTATGAAGAAGGAAAGGAGAATGACGAAGAAAAGTGATGGGAAATCTCCGTTCGGAAGATTCGGGAAAAAGAAGATAGAATCCCGAACTTGTCTAAACTGTGGCTCTAACGAAGGGCCACATCTCAaaatagttacatgtacaaacCCCACATGTTCAGCTGACTATTGCGAAACGTGTATGAATGAAATCGGCGAAAAATGTCATCTTTGTGGAGGTGGTGTCAATTAG